One Pagrus major chromosome 11, Pma_NU_1.0 genomic region harbors:
- the cdkn2c gene encoding cyclin-dependent kinase 4 inhibitor C: MPDELVDRLCKASAKGNLSEVLLLLQDGADVNGLNKYNRTALQVVMLGHSALVEALLVAGADPDIPDPACGLTVTHDAARDGFIYSVRVLVEHGANVNLVDVKGNLALHLAAKEGHLEVVRLLTEHTDDPQAPNGAGDTARQLALQHGKMDVVQYIDEYLSSH; encoded by the exons atgCCTGATGAGTTAGTTGACAGGCTCTGCAAGGCATCTGCCAAGGGAAATCTATCTGAGGTTTTGCTTTTGCTGCAAGATGGAGCAGATGTTAAtggattaaataaatacaacagaaCTGCACTACAG GTGGTGATGTTGGGGCACAGCGCTCTGGTCGAGGCTCTTCTCGTGGCGGGAGCAGACCCCGACATACCTGACCCGGCCTGCGGTCTCACCGTGACGCACGACGCCGCACGCGATGGATTCATATATTCTGTGCGCGTGCTGGTGGAACACGGGGCAAATGTGAACCTCGTTGATGTGAAAGGAAACCTGGCGCTGCACCTGGCTGCCAAGGAGGGTCACCTGGAGGTGGTCCGGCTGCTGACTGAACACACCGATGACCCCCAAGCACCCAACGGTGCGGGAGACACCGCCAGGCAGCTCGCGCTCCAACACGGGAAGATGGACGTTGTCCAATACATCGACGAGTATTTGAGCTCAC ACTAG